Genomic DNA from Edaphobacter lichenicola:
TTTGCATTGGCTTGATTGTTGGAAGAAATCGGATCGAAGCTGACCGAAGACGCAGACCCCGTCATCGTGAGCGAACCGGCTACCGTTGGAGTTATGGAAATGGTGACGCTAGCCGAACCGCCGTTTGCGATCGCTCCGAGACTGCAGTAAAGAACTCCGCCTCCGCTGCAGGCGCCTTGTGATGAGGTATAGGTTCCACCGATCACTGAGGCAGGCAGCACGGTTGTGAGAGTAACTCCGGCCGCCGAGTTCTGGCCCAGATTCGCTACCTGCACGATGTAGCTGGATGCTGTGCCTGTCGTTGCGGTTGCCGGCGCCTGAATGCTGACCGACAAATCAGCCGGAGAAGTAGTGATGTCCTTCACGATAGAACTTTGCAACACATAGAGCTGTGAGGCAGTTCGGTAGGCTAGGCCGTTTTGACCCCAACGGATTAGATCAGCGGGGACGTTGTTGTTATAAGTATTCGAAAGGTTAGCGCCAACGCCTGTGATCGGGATGCTGCCGACCGGGTTGAAGGTAGTCTCATCGAAGGCGACGATCTGGTTAGCGTTCGTCAGATACGAAAGCGAAGAAGGAACCACCCACGCTCGCCCAAGCGTCGAATCTGAAACAATAGGCCCGACTGCAGCGACCGGTGTGCTGGGACTACCACTAGTCGATGCCGTGGAAAACTGACCAAGCTGAGAGCCTGTACTGGCGCTCAACACGGCTCCGGAAGAAATATAAAGCCGGTTGTTGTCGTACTGGATCGAGTTGCCTCCTCCGTTTCCGAGAGGCGTCGCGCCCGTTACGCCGGTTGCGTCGATGTTGAGTGCGTAAAGGTTGGCGCTCGTCGATTGCGAGTTGAGATAGAGAGTCGAGGCAGAGCTCCCAAAGGAAAGGCTGCCTGAATTCTGGTCGAAGTAGACGCTCAGGCCTGTGCTGGTCTTGCCTCTGGCCACACCGGAGTCAAAGATCGTCACAATCCCATTACTTCCATAGACTGCGACAGAGTTGGGCTGCCCAGGAAGCACCGCGAGGCCCTGCGCCGTGTATGGAGGATTGTAGACACCTGGTCCGCCGCCTAGCGAAAACTGGATGCCAGCAGTACCGGTGGTCATATTGACCTGACGAACCGCGCCTGCACCATTCAGACCAACGAAGAGTTGAGTCCCGTCGCTGGAGAGAGCCATGCGGGTAGGCTCGCTGCCGACGAAGATGGTCTTCACGATAACGCCTGAGGTGGGATTTATCTCGGCGATCGTGTTGCCGAGACCTTCACCTGCAGAACCCGCAATTGATGCGTAGATGAGTCCATCCACCGCGTTATAGACGATGTCATTGATCGGCAGCGCGAGGAAAGTAGTAAAAGGTTGTGGGGGTAGCATCTGCCCCGGGGTCTCTGGAGTGGAAACCTGAATGTTCGCCTGCACGAAGCCTGAAAGCAAGGAGGCGGGAATAACTGCAGTCAACTGAGTGGCGCTAACATAAGTCGTGGCCAGAGCGGTGTTGTTCCACATCACGACCGAGTCCGCGAAGAAGCCGCTCCCCGAAACAATGATTGTGGTGTCCGGACTACCGGCCGTTGCATAGTTAGGCGAGATGCTGAAACTCAGCGTCGGCGTAACAACTGAGACCGTTGCGGCGTTTGACTGAACAACCGGCGTGCCGGGATTGCTTACCACGAACTGAATGGAGCCTGCAGTCGCAAAGAAAGTGGATGGCACGGAGACGGTGATGTTCGTTCCATTTTGGCTGGTGACAGGAACAAAAGTGCCGTTTGCTTGTACTGTCGCGTTCGCCGCAAAGCCGCTTCCGTAGATACTGATCGAGACCGGCACACTGGAAGAGGTGTTGACCGCGACACTCGACGGGCTGACCGAAAGGATGGTGGGGACAGATGCCGCTATCACCAGCTCCGTTGGCGTCGTGTTACTGCCTCCGGGACCTGGATTATTGACTGAGATCTGCCCTGAGCCAAAACTCTGAAGGTCGGCTGCGGTAAGCGAGACCTGAAGTGTTGTTCCGTTGACGAAGGTCGTCGGTCGCGCCATGCCGTTATAAATCACAACGGAGTTCGCCTCAAATCCACGTCCATTAACAATAATAGTTGCTGGAACGCCCTGGGGAACACTAACGGGCGTAAGTCCGGTCAGCACTGGCGTCGGACTCATAATCGAGAAGTTTGACGGGGCAGAATTGCCCCCTCCCGGCGACGGATTGGAAACCACGAGATTCGCCACCTGCCCGGCTGAGAGCGCAGACGCAGGAACCACCACGCGCAGGCTCGTTCCGCCAACATAGGTCGTCTGCAGAGCCGCACCATTCAGAGTTGCGGCCGTTGAGGAGATATATCCGGTCCCGGTAACGACGAGAGTCTGCGAAGCGGAGCCTGCTAGAACTCCCCCGGGAGAGATGGATGTGATCGTCGGAGCCGGATTGTTCGCAGGGGCGACAGGAGGAGTGGGAGCGGTAGTAGAAGCAGGAGAACTGCCGCCACTGCAACCGGCAAGCAAAGAAAGAGTAAGAGTGGATCCAACCAGGAACAAAATACCAGGGCGCACAAGTTCTCCAGAAAAACAAAGATCGTTCCGTAGAACGACCAGCGGAGACAAAGAACTTAAAGCCCCGTGCTGCTCTGTTTTATCGGAAGCGTTCCGATAGTATCGAGAAACCGCTGCGCTGCCTAGTCATTTATTAGGACCATCATTCCTTGATGGCTTGTGGAGTACTACTAGATCTCAGTTGTTAGTAAATCGACGGGCACTCACCGAGCTTTCCTGCAAGGCTGACGCATTAGCAAGACTCGCACATGTGCGAGTTCGAAATAGAAGAATGGGTTCTACTCTAAGCTGCTCAAAACAGAGGTAAAATATTGGTCGGGACGACTAGATTCGAACTAGCGACCTCACCCACCCCAATCCTCAATTGCCATGCATTTTCAGCAACTTGCCGGTGTAAACGAAAGCGCTGAAGAACGGCAAACAACCCTCCGAAGCGCTTATTGGACCCGTATTGGACCTTCAAATGGACCCACGCTGCTGCACTCTAGCCGCGACGTAAACGGGCAACCAGCATAGAAAGATTTACAGCTGTCGGGAGCTCGATAGCGGCTTCTTCAGCGCCCGATCAATGCGTTGCAACACACTTGCTGGTGTTTTGAGTTGGTGTTCCCAGACTCTTAGCACAGTCCAACCACTAGCACCTAGTTCAGCAGTCACGCGTAGGTCCCTTTCTTTGTTGCGCGCAAGCTTCGGTCCCCAATAGTCCTGATTCTGCCGCGGCACTTTTGCGCATCGAGGACACGCGTGCCAAAAGCACCCGTCAATAAAGATGGCAATCTTCTCCCGACGAAACGCAAAGTCTGGGCGTCCAGGAAGGTTTTGGTGACGTCTCCAGCCCGTGATGTGCGCAACGCGTAATAGGTTTGCGAATCGAAGCTCCGTACTCGCGTTGCCGCGTGAACGGATCGCACTCATGATCTTCGATCGGGATTCGGGTGTCAGTTTCACCGAATAATTCCTGCTATGACCAATAGGCCTTTGATCGCGCTTGCTGCGGAGCGAAGGCACTGTAGGACTTCGGCGCTGTGCAAATCAATCCGATCTTAAGGTACTCCGAGAGGAATGCGGGTTGCCAAGCGTTTTGATCAAGTTCAGCATTCACGACGATTACGCTGTCCGATAGGCTGCCAGTCGAACACTTGCGTCTGTAGGCGTACTCTGCAACTTGTCCGATCGCAGTTCTCATTCTCTGCTGGAGGTTCCTTTGCGTGACCGTCTTCACTTCGAAGATTGCTGTCTCTCCAGTTGGCCAAAGAGCAAAGAGATCGATCGAGTCAGGGTCAGACTCCACGGTGGCACCCTGTGCTATGAACCTTTCAGCCAAACTCTTAACAACACGGTCGTGAAGGAGGGTCTTCGCGTGGCGCTTTTGAAATCCTCTCCGAATGTTCGCGAGTAGCGTTTCAACGTCCTGACTAGACTGGAAAGTGGTTTCTCGCTCAAGGTAGTCCAAGTCTATTGGGCTAAGATTCATAGCAAGTCCGCCAGATGGCCGGACCTCTTCCTCGACATCATCGTCCAGACCCGCAACGTAGTTCTGCTCCACATACTTAGGTTGCGCGTCCAAGTCTCTGCGTAATGCTCCCTGTGCGTCGAGGGGGAGATGTCCAAACCGGTCAAACCAAGTTAAACGGCCACTTATATCAAAACTTGTCGGAATCCAAAAGGTGGAGAGGTCTTCTTGAGATGCGCAATAGGACCGGACTAGGTCCATGTTTTCGATCGCAAAAGAGCTTAGTGCAATGTGTTCATCATCATTAGCAACGAAGAAGTCAGACGCGCCAAGAAGTTTGAACCAGTCTTGCAGGTTTCTCCTCGAGTGTTCGTTCACTTCGCTGATCTCTCCGCCAGTCCTTCGGTGAGAGATGACTTCAGAAACTGCCATATCCCATTCTGCATTGACCTTGCAGGGAATCAAAAATGCTAGACATTCCGATATAGACAGTGCTGGTTGGTGATGGCTCTCGAGCAACTCAATCAGGACTTTGAGGACCAAGAGCCCTGGCTTGAGGAGAACGCCAGATGCAGACTGAAGCTCTGTCAGCGTCTTAGGTCTCTTAACCTGCGCATCGGAAAGTTGACGGCTAAGTCTCGCCTGGATGGTCGATTTCTGGCCGTTAGGATATTGATAACGCAGTGCCTGGATACCGATCAATTCGGAGAAACCGATTTCGCCGGCCAGAAACATGTGGGCGAGCTCTGTAAGAGTGAGTGTCTTGTGTATCAAAGTCGAATAGATTAGACCGAGTTCGGCAAGAAGCTGCTGATAGTCTCTCCACGCGTCAGCTTTTTCGTTCCGCAGATTGTTCGTAAGCACGTTGGACTTGATCATCAATTCTGTGATCTTCTCTGCGTAATTACGGGTCCCCTCGAATGGGACCGCACATTTTAGGAAGTTATACAGAGTCTCGGGATTCAGGCCCGCCATATGCTGCGCCATGCCCCAAGAATGGCCTGGGTATGGCAGCGGACGAACTAGCACTCTCGTCATCCCTGGATCGCCTTTGCTATTTCCTTGGCGACTGCCCGAGCCATAATTGGAGGAACAGCGTTACCGACCTGACGATATGCCGCCGTGGGTCCTCCCGAGAACTCCCACCAATCGGGGAATGATTGAAGCCGTGCGGCTTCTCGAACTGTGATGTGCCGGTGCTCAAAAGGATGAATAAAAGGACGACCACCGCCAGCACCCGATCCGACGAGCACCGTCCCAGAGGGGCGCTCCGGGTGAATACGATCCGTATGGTCCTTTCGATCCCTGCCGCCACAAGGGATCTGACTATATCTGGATGCGACTCGATCACAGTGCTCTCGAATGATGTGATTCGGGAGGTCTACAAGATCCTCAAACGCGAGTTCCGACTTTCGAGGCAGGAGTAGGCCCAGCTCTGGCTGTTCGAAGGATTCCGAATGCGTGCGCTTAGGCCATTGAAAACGATCGCGATCTAGCTTGCGTCGGAATCCAAGCAGGATAATTCGTTGACGATATTGCGGGACACCGAACCACACTGCATTCAACTTAGTCGAGATAAGGTGATATCCCGTTTCTTGCTCAAAAACAGAGAGCATTTCCTTCCAATCCTTGCCCTTGTTGATGGTCAGGATACCTGGCACATTCTCAAAGAGGAACGCCTTCGGCTTAATTTCACGAATGAACCGGGCATATTCGTACACCAATTGTCCCCGTGGATCGTCGGTCGATTTGCGACTTCCGAGAATGCTAAAGGACTGACATGGAGGTCCGCCAATAACCATGTCAACGGCAACACCCAACCTATCAGTTACGGTCTTGCCAGAAAGTTCCGAGATATCATGGGGCTCGACGATATGCTTGCCCAAGTTCTCGTGAACAGTGTTGCAATAAGCGGGAATCAGATCAGACGAGAATAGCGGCTTAAATCCTGCTGAAGCGAATCCAAGGTCCAAGCCTCCACCACCGCAGAAGACTGATACGTATCCAAGTCCATTCCCGCGGGAAGGGATGGCTATGGAGTCCAGGTAGTCCAGGTACTCATTGCGCTCTTCAAGAATTGCTAGTGACGTCTTCATTTGCCCTGCCCGAATTTGAGTACATTCATCTCTGTTTCAGAAAAGAGATCAACCTGTTGTCCCCGCATCCGTCGTTCGACGTAAGTCCGCATGAATGCCCTTAGAACCTGAGCGGCAGTCAGATCCTCCTTCTTGCAAACACGCAGGAAATCTTCTCTAAGCTGGCCTTCGACCCTAATTCTTAAACCAGATTCCTTCACCCTGTATCCCTCGGTAGCATCCAAAGTGTAGCCAGTGTACATCCATTTTCGGGTGCATTACGGACAAGTAGTCTTGTGGGAATCTGGGTAACTCACATGCTGACTTGTAAAAGTCTAGAGCCGACTACTTCCTGCGATTGGCTCTTGCATTCAGCAGCGGCCTGTCCATTTGGCGCCGTTTCGGTCTTGCCGGAACCCACGCCGCGATGTCACTGCACACAAAGACAGCATTTCACTCCTTATGACCGACATCGACGACTTTGCCTCTATCGTCGAACTCATCAAAAGTAGCCGCGGATTTGAAACAGGCTTCCAGACTTTAACCCAGTTAGCAGCCAGAAGCTTGTCTTTGAGTTTGCTCATCTTGGACTGATTGAGATTGAGCGCCTTTCTCATAGCCGACTGAGAGATCCCTTCGCTCGGCTCGGCAAGCCTAATTAATCGCATGAGAAGATCTGGATCCTCTTTTGTTAGCGAGTCCGGAAGGAAGCGAAGCCAAGTTCCCCGCAGTGCGAGGTACAAATCGGTACCAAGTTCATCTCCAGCCATAATTAAAGTTTATGCCCACACGATGTCGGATCGTGGTGGTCTTTGCTCTAACAGATTCCACTGGGAATCTTCGACCGTTGACGCTTATACCAGTTGAACCGCCGTCTTGCCAAAGGAGTAATCCTAAGGTTCCGGAGTCAAAAAGTTATTTCGGTTCGGCTTTAACAGATTCCCTCAGGAATCTATCCAGATTTATTTCCTGACCCAAATACCATCTCAAATCGGATCCGGTCAGTTCAAAGCCGATCAACACTCACGCATCACTACCCGAGGCGGCCATTTGGCCGCCTTTCCATTTGGAGTCCATATGCTTTTTGAACCGACGAAATCAAAACGAAATGTTGTCCTCGCCCTCCAAATCGTCAGAACGGCATCCAGGAAATCCGCGCCTAGCATTGCCGATAGTCCAAGAATTTCCAGAATTGCCGCTCTTTTCTGCGATCACGAGCGCATAACGGAAAGGCTGTTCGATGACCGCGATGAAGCAGTCCTACTCCTTCGTTTTTGGCAAGCTATCCGACCTAGCGATCGTATCTTCTGTGCTGACGTGGTGAAACGCCTTGCACTGGTTCGCAAGCGATCGTGGCGGCTCGGGGTCCTTCCTTCGATCGAAATCGATATTCGCCAGGTTTACAAACCTGAGCTGTATGACACACAGAAGATGTGGTCAGAGAATTCGACCGCTGTCGACCGAAAGATCGGGGCTGAATACAATCAGCATCCGAGTTGAAAACGGCAAAGCCGATCTCGAAAGGCCAATAGGGAAGCACATCCTTTGGTAAAACCCCTTCCTCGATGCACCTTAGCGTCAGGAACGGGGAAGGCTCACTGACAACCGTCGCGCACCCTGATTGCGGACTCGCTTTGGCACTCCCCTCCTATAAGACACCGTTTAAGCAAGACAAAAGGGTTGACCGGCTGCGTCACGCATCGAGCGGACCGCGGTACCCCCCTGACCTCGCGAAGCAACGGTGCACCGGGAGATGGCCATGTCAACACCGCAAGAGCGCCGACTCTATGTCGGCACAGAACTGTCCTCACTGCTTCAGCTTTCACAGGAGCAGATCGATTGGCTGGTCAACACGCGCCAGCTGCGACCACTCACCATTTGCGGTCAAGTGCGATTCGACTCGCGAGATGTCGATGGCCTGATTCAGACGTACAAAGCAACAGTTTCTCGGAGGGTGCAATGATCCACAACAATCACAATGTTCGTATCGCAGGACCGCGCGCCTGTGAATGCTGCGGAGATTTATTACAGTCACATATCGACTCGTGGAAAGGACACTCTCATTTCTTTTGCTCGAAGCCGGCTTGCAAAGTAGCGGCCAGGATTGTTCCTGGGGGCCGTTATGTGGAACCAAATACCATTCCGTGTGCTGCGGACGGCTGCGGAAATTACATTCCAGAAGGCGTCTACGGTAAGGGGACCAGGTTTTTCGTCTGCTCCTTGGTCTGTAGGCAAAACCGCTACTACAGCTTGCGTGGTGCCGAGGTAGTCTTCAAATGTGAGTCATGTGGTAAGCAAGGCACAGGCGTACGTAACGATGGAAAGGGGCTGCGAAAGTATTGCAGCCGGATCTGCGCCGGGAAGGCTCGCTACGAGAAGAACCTTGCCAAGTCGGGGCGGCATCGGCCTCTTCTCGACCTATATCTCGAGACCGCCGTCGTTGATCGTTACCGCGGAGGATCGATCCGAACTCACACCTACGCGGTCACCACCTTCCTAGAATTCGCAGACAAGACTGGCATCGACTCGTTGGAGGAGGTCAATCCCTTGACCATCTCCAACTTCGCCAAGTGGGGCCGTGAGGCTGGCAGCCCGAACTTGCTTGCCGGAGTTTGCCATATCAAAATGTTCTTCGACTGGCAGTTAGGAACCGGAATGAGGAAGGCGGCGAACCCTGTTGTGAGTTCTATTCATCGGGTGCGTCAACCCCACCGCGAACCACGGCCCTACAGCGAGAAGGAGCTCGTCTACATTTGGTCGCTCCTGGATCTGCGCGGAAACAGCCGGCTCCGGGCGGCGGCCGCCATCGCGGAAGAATCCGGGATGCGGCGTGGAGAATTGGCCAACATCCGTTTGGGCGATCTCGACCTTGACCATCAGGAGGTTTTCGTTCGGCTTCCCAACAAACGCAACCGGGAGCGCACTGCGCGTTTCGGAGAGAAAGCGAAGTCTCTCATCTCAACGTGGCTCAAGGATCGCAATTCGAACTGCGGCCACGATCACCTATTTCATAATTCCCAGAACAATCCGTACAGTGGCCTCACGATGCACTTGGAGTTCGTGAAGGTTCTTTGCAAGTCTTGGCTCGGCAAACAACAGCATGAGGAAGGTATGGACGCTTGGTCTGTTCATCGTATGCGACATACGATGGCCTCCCGGCTTTCAAAGGGAGGGGCCGATTACGCGACCATCATGGGAGCCGGCGGCTGGACGACGTTTACTGCAATGGTGGGTTACGCCAAGGTCGATACAGAAGATGCGCGGCGAGGATACGAGGAAGCAATGACGAGGTATGAGGCATCGACGAAGCTGTCTTCGGAGCCTTTATGCCTCACCCTTGAGGAATATCTCGCACGGGTTGACACAGAATAGCGAACTCCTGAAATCGAACGTGGCGTGAAAATTGAATTTCACGCCACGTTACAAAACACAAGCAATCAGAGCAGTACGAAGAGGGTTCTATGGACATCCAGCCATACCTGAGTTGCATCGAGAATGAGAAGAACTTCAGCCCTACAACGGTCCGCGCCTACGCGAGCGATCTTGCTATCTTCGATCGGTTCATGGTCGACAATGGAAAGTATTCAGTGAGCGACGTGGACAGGCCCCTCGTCGCAGCCTTCGTCGAGTCGCTCAAACACAGTAGCGCAGGCCGGCTGAGCACTGAAGGTCTAAGTGACGCGACGATAGCTCGCCGTCTCGCAGTACTCTCCAGCTTCCTCGACTTCGTTCGAGCGACTTCCTTTCCGGAGCTTCGGAATCCTATCAAGGAAATGAGGCGCAAGCGGCACAACAACCGCAGTTGCAAAGCCGTGGACGAGGCTGTCCTCAGCCAACTTCTGTCGGGCATTACAGTGCTTCGAGATAAAACGCTGTTCGCGATGTACCTGTCCACCGGGTTGAGGCTCACAGAACTTCGGTCCCTGAACAAGGACAGCATTAGCTTTGACCTTCGGGTCAGCGCTCAAGGCTCCCAAAGCGTGTCGGGCAGTGGTCAGGTCGTGGGGAAGGGGTCGAAGCTCCGACGGTTCTACGTAGATCCACACACCCTACCTCTCTATGCGAAGTACCTTCAGACCCGGGTGGATGAGAACCCTGCCTTATTCGTTAGTGAGCGGAAGCAAAGGATGTCGGCTCGGGCGATCCAGTTCACGTTAGCCTCCTGGTGCAGCAAGCTTGGACTTCAGCACATCCACGCCCACCAACTAAGGCACCAGTACGCTACCCGTCTTGCCAACGCCGATTGCGATCCCATGCACCTGAAGGACCTCATGGGGCATAACGACTTCAACACTACTCTTGGCTATTTCAAAATTCGGGAGGAGAAGATCGCGCAGGGCTACTTCGCAGCGATGGAAGTTTATCGTCCATCGTCTGTCTAGGGAGACCATGCACGCCGAAGGTACATTGTCCCTTCGATACCTACCGCTTGGGTCTTCTGAGCTCTACCTTCAGATTGGACACGACAATAGCCAGCTTCTACAACTTCACCCGGAACACACCGAACTGAAAGAACTAAATGAACACAGACACAATGGCTCTTCAAGCTTCATATAACGACAGATTCAACTCATTTGAACCACTGCTCTCTACCTCCGAAGCAGCGGTACTACTTAACCTTCATCCGGTAACTCTGCTGCGTTGGGCTCGGGAAGGCAAACTTCCACATTTGCGGCTTGGCCGAAAGGTAATGTTCCGTGCGTCCGAACTGGACGCATGGTGCACCGCTGGATACGCAATTCAGAAGCAGCGGGTGAACTAAATGAAACCAGTAAATTTGAGACGAACGCGCTACCAGCAGGGCTCTTTGATACTTGAGAAGCGAAAGACTGGACAGGATGTGTGGGCATATCGTTGGAGAGAGTTAGGCCACGATGGCAAAAGCATTAGGCATAAAAAAGTTGTCGGTACGAAGTTAGAGTATCCGTCGAAAGCGGCGGCCATGCGGGCTGTAAACGGTCTACGCCTGGATATAAATACCGAAGCTACCTCTTCCAGTTCCGCACAGCTGACAGTCGACGAACTCATCGAACATTACAAGTTGACTGAGCTCAATAGCAGTAATAGCAAGACAGCCCGAACGAAGGACGTCTACTTACATCAGCTGAAAAGTATGATTTCCCCCAAATGGGGGAAGTCACGCCTTCAAGATGTTAAGCCGATACCAGTAGAAAAGTGGCTCAGTGGGCTCTCAGGAGCTCCCGGGACAAAGGCTAAGACGAAGGGAGTAATGAGCATTATCTTTCAGCATGCGATGCGCTACGGATGGGCTGACTTCAATCCGATTAGGCTCGTTCGACAGAGCGGTTTGCCCGTGAAGGAAGAGATTGTACTGACACCTG
This window encodes:
- a CDS encoding DNA cytosine methyltransferase, with the translated sequence MKTSLAILEERNEYLDYLDSIAIPSRGNGLGYVSVFCGGGGLDLGFASAGFKPLFSSDLIPAYCNTVHENLGKHIVEPHDISELSGKTVTDRLGVAVDMVIGGPPCQSFSILGSRKSTDDPRGQLVYEYARFIREIKPKAFLFENVPGILTINKGKDWKEMLSVFEQETGYHLISTKLNAVWFGVPQYRQRIILLGFRRKLDRDRFQWPKRTHSESFEQPELGLLLPRKSELAFEDLVDLPNHIIREHCDRVASRYSQIPCGGRDRKDHTDRIHPERPSGTVLVGSGAGGGRPFIHPFEHRHITVREAARLQSFPDWWEFSGGPTAAYRQVGNAVPPIMARAVAKEIAKAIQG
- a CDS encoding helix-turn-helix domain-containing protein translates to MALQASYNDRFNSFEPLLSTSEAAVLLNLHPVTLLRWAREGKLPHLRLGRKVMFRASELDAWCTAGYAIQKQRVN
- a CDS encoding beta strand repeat-containing protein is translated as MRPGILFLVGSTLTLSLLAGCSGGSSPASTTAPTPPVAPANNPAPTITSISPGGVLAGSASQTLVVTGTGYISSTAATLNGAALQTTYVGGTSLRVVVPASALSAGQVANLVVSNPSPGGGNSAPSNFSIMSPTPVLTGLTPVSVPQGVPATIIVNGRGFEANSVVIYNGMARPTTFVNGTTLQVSLTAADLQSFGSGQISVNNPGPGGSNTTPTELVIAASVPTILSVSPSSVAVNTSSSVPVSISIYGSGFAANATVQANGTFVPVTSQNGTNITVSVPSTFFATAGSIQFVVSNPGTPVVQSNAATVSVVTPTLSFSISPNYATAGSPDTTIIVSGSGFFADSVVMWNNTALATTYVSATQLTAVIPASLLSGFVQANIQVSTPETPGQMLPPQPFTTFLALPINDIVYNAVDGLIYASIAGSAGEGLGNTIAEINPTSGVIVKTIFVGSEPTRMALSSDGTQLFVGLNGAGAVRQVNMTTGTAGIQFSLGGGPGVYNPPYTAQGLAVLPGQPNSVAVYGSNGIVTIFDSGVARGKTSTGLSVYFDQNSGSLSFGSSASTLYLNSQSTSANLYALNIDATGVTGATPLGNGGGNSIQYDNNRLYISSGAVLSASTGSQLGQFSTASTSGSPSTPVAAVGPIVSDSTLGRAWVVPSSLSYLTNANQIVAFDETTFNPVGSIPITGVGANLSNTYNNNVPADLIRWGQNGLAYRTASQLYVLQSSIVKDITTSPADLSVSIQAPATATTGTASSYIVQVANLGQNSAAGVTLTTVLPASVIGGTYTSSQGACSGGGVLYCSLGAIANGGSASVTISITPTVAGSLTMTGSASSVSFDPISSNNQANANTMVTGNVFNAAPNVTQISPSLIQAGSSTTTLTVDGTGFTSGSSILWNGQTLPTTFVSAGQMTAMVDSSLIQNLGWAQVSVTTPTPGGGQSAGLPLHIYQLLNVPANVISFDPFTRKIYAVLPSSSTAITGNSLVAIDPTTGSVGTTIQVGSEPNLLSETSDGKYLFIGLSGAKSLGRFNLLNQTMDVTVPILSTEFGNSGDVAATSIAAVPGTDSSVAVEFNSFYGIGIYDISGSTGAFRSKISQPYSGDNPVFVDATHFYAYDSYTSGAEFYRYSVDSTGVSLIDGTTLNGFGGFGGQFAVDGGLVFGSAGGIVNPSTTPPSQVAVLPLGNGESSISLVGGGVVPYQAESKAFVIGVNDAGTAAYYLERFDTQHFTQEQQIQLPGGTVSALPGIRFGQDGLAYVIPSTQTSNTPQIFLMRGPFVVPAEATSNPAPTLSSTDHSTIAVGSGNLYITVTGTGFLPGATVLWNGSPRTTTFVDNAHLQVAIAAADLASAQTITLASQNPGSGNSNNLTVTIQ
- a CDS encoding tyrosine-type recombinase/integrase is translated as MDIQPYLSCIENEKNFSPTTVRAYASDLAIFDRFMVDNGKYSVSDVDRPLVAAFVESLKHSSAGRLSTEGLSDATIARRLAVLSSFLDFVRATSFPELRNPIKEMRRKRHNNRSCKAVDEAVLSQLLSGITVLRDKTLFAMYLSTGLRLTELRSLNKDSISFDLRVSAQGSQSVSGSGQVVGKGSKLRRFYVDPHTLPLYAKYLQTRVDENPALFVSERKQRMSARAIQFTLASWCSKLGLQHIHAHQLRHQYATRLANADCDPMHLKDLMGHNDFNTTLGYFKIREEKIAQGYFAAMEVYRPSSV
- a CDS encoding tyrosine-type recombinase/integrase, with product MIHNNHNVRIAGPRACECCGDLLQSHIDSWKGHSHFFCSKPACKVAARIVPGGRYVEPNTIPCAADGCGNYIPEGVYGKGTRFFVCSLVCRQNRYYSLRGAEVVFKCESCGKQGTGVRNDGKGLRKYCSRICAGKARYEKNLAKSGRHRPLLDLYLETAVVDRYRGGSIRTHTYAVTTFLEFADKTGIDSLEEVNPLTISNFAKWGREAGSPNLLAGVCHIKMFFDWQLGTGMRKAANPVVSSIHRVRQPHREPRPYSEKELVYIWSLLDLRGNSRLRAAAAIAEESGMRRGELANIRLGDLDLDHQEVFVRLPNKRNRERTARFGEKAKSLISTWLKDRNSNCGHDHLFHNSQNNPYSGLTMHLEFVKVLCKSWLGKQQHEEGMDAWSVHRMRHTMASRLSKGGADYATIMGAGGWTTFTAMVGYAKVDTEDARRGYEEAMTRYEASTKLSSEPLCLTLEEYLARVDTE
- a CDS encoding very short patch repair endonuclease → MPSLRSKRDQRPIGHSRNYSVKLTPESRSKIMSAIRSRGNASTELRFANLLRVAHITGWRRHQNLPGRPDFAFRREKIAIFIDGCFWHACPRCAKVPRQNQDYWGPKLARNKERDLRVTAELGASGWTVLRVWEHQLKTPASVLQRIDRALKKPLSSSRQL